The following proteins come from a genomic window of Nocardiopsis sp. YSL2:
- a CDS encoding ABC transporter permease — MTIENVTRPRHEAAQDAGGGRGSIVRRVLVERLRELALVPALLALLVVGSFTSPNFLSQANLISIVAASSALAMMVLAESLILITGKFDLSIESNVGLAPAIGAMLVLPAASAGFGTELTAALGLGTTVALGAILGLVNGLLVVKLRLNAFIVTLAMLIVLRGLHVGLSEGRTLFDMPDAFFAITTTTFLGVPASVWVALVAYAIAGLLLKYHRLGRSLYAIGGNPEAARAAGIRVERTIICVYAVGGTLASIGGLMLTGYVGAISANQGADMIFTVFAAAVIGGISLDGGRGTMFGALSGVLLLGVVTNLLTLAQVSSFWIQAVQGAIILFALMIARLTTGRAQD, encoded by the coding sequence GTGACCATCGAGAACGTGACCCGACCACGGCACGAGGCCGCGCAGGACGCGGGCGGCGGGCGCGGATCGATCGTGCGCCGCGTCCTGGTGGAGCGGCTGCGGGAGCTGGCGCTGGTGCCCGCCCTGCTGGCCCTGCTCGTCGTGGGGTCGTTCACCAGCCCGAACTTCCTCAGCCAGGCCAACCTCATCAGCATCGTGGCGGCCTCCAGCGCGCTGGCGATGATGGTGCTGGCCGAGTCGCTCATCCTCATCACCGGCAAGTTCGACCTGTCCATCGAGTCCAACGTCGGCCTGGCGCCCGCGATCGGCGCGATGCTGGTGCTGCCCGCGGCCTCCGCCGGATTCGGCACCGAGCTGACCGCCGCGCTCGGCCTGGGCACCACGGTGGCGCTCGGTGCGATCCTGGGCCTGGTCAACGGGCTGCTCGTGGTGAAGCTGAGGCTCAACGCGTTCATCGTGACGCTGGCGATGCTCATCGTGCTGCGCGGCCTGCACGTGGGGCTGAGCGAGGGGCGCACGCTCTTCGACATGCCCGACGCGTTCTTCGCCATCACCACGACCACGTTCCTGGGCGTGCCGGCGTCGGTGTGGGTGGCACTGGTCGCCTACGCGATCGCCGGCCTCCTGCTGAAGTACCACCGCCTGGGCCGGTCGCTGTACGCGATCGGCGGCAACCCCGAAGCGGCGCGCGCCGCCGGGATCCGCGTGGAGCGCACCATCATCTGCGTGTACGCGGTCGGCGGGACGCTCGCCTCGATCGGCGGGCTCATGCTCACCGGCTACGTCGGCGCGATCAGCGCCAACCAGGGCGCCGACATGATCTTCACCGTCTTCGCCGCGGCCGTCATCGGCGGGATCAGCCTGGACGGTGGACGCGGCACCATGTTCGGCGCGCTCTCGGGCGTACTCCTGCTCGGCGTGGTGACGAACCTGCTCACGCTGGCCCAGGTGTCGTCGTTCTGGATCCAGGCGGTCCAGGGCGCGATCATCCTGTTCGCCCTGATGATCGCCCGCCTGACCACGGGCCGGGCCCAGGACTAG
- a CDS encoding sugar ABC transporter ATP-binding protein: MTTAHDPPPLAEAVGVGRRFGSTTALHEVDLTVHPGRSHALVGRNGAGKSTLVSILTGLSAPDTGHVRFQGGPAPALADREGWRTKVACVYQRSTAVAHLTVAENLFVHRQPLNRLGLIDWRRMRRTARDLLDQWGVHVDVDRQVRDLGVEDRQLVEIARALSHGARFVVLDEPTAQLDKAGIDRLFTRMRDLQDRGVTFLYISHHLQEVYEVCQDVTVLRDARHIVTAPVADLPRSALIEAMTGTAEELTEGVPEPRVSPTAPPRLEVLGLSGDGFEGVDLTVRSGEVVGLAGSSASGKAELAETLVGLRAAAAGTVAVDGTAHPTGDVPTALAAGIGCVPRDRHHQGLVPELTVGENATLTIGDRLGPAGFVRPDRRRAFGRRMITDLDIRTQGTDQSVSALSGGNQQKVVMARALATRPRVLVLLNPTAGVDVKSKEALLGVIDSVREEGTAVLVVSDELDDLRRCDRVVVLFHGEAVAEHPAGWRDADLVASIEGVHA, from the coding sequence ATGACCACCGCACACGACCCCCCGCCCCTGGCGGAAGCGGTCGGAGTGGGCCGCCGGTTCGGGTCCACGACCGCACTGCACGAGGTCGACCTGACCGTGCACCCCGGACGCTCGCACGCCCTGGTGGGCCGCAACGGCGCCGGCAAGTCCACCCTGGTCTCGATCCTGACCGGTCTCTCCGCGCCCGACACCGGGCACGTCCGCTTCCAGGGCGGGCCGGCACCCGCCCTGGCGGACCGGGAGGGCTGGCGCACCAAGGTGGCGTGCGTCTACCAGCGCTCGACCGCCGTCGCCCACCTGACGGTGGCCGAGAACCTCTTCGTCCACCGCCAGCCCCTCAACAGGCTCGGCCTGATCGACTGGCGGCGCATGCGCCGCACGGCCCGCGACCTCCTGGACCAGTGGGGCGTGCACGTGGACGTGGACCGCCAGGTCCGCGACCTGGGCGTGGAGGACCGCCAGCTGGTGGAGATCGCCCGCGCCCTGTCCCACGGCGCCCGGTTCGTGGTGCTGGACGAGCCCACCGCCCAGCTGGACAAGGCCGGGATCGACCGGCTCTTCACCCGCATGCGGGACCTGCAGGACAGGGGTGTGACGTTCCTGTACATCTCCCACCACCTCCAGGAGGTGTACGAGGTGTGCCAGGACGTCACCGTCCTGCGCGACGCCCGACACATCGTCACCGCGCCGGTCGCCGACCTGCCCCGGTCCGCGCTGATCGAGGCGATGACCGGAACCGCCGAGGAACTCACCGAGGGCGTGCCCGAACCCCGGGTATCCCCGACCGCGCCGCCCCGGCTGGAGGTGCTCGGCCTGAGCGGTGACGGCTTCGAGGGCGTGGACCTGACCGTGCGCTCCGGAGAGGTCGTGGGCCTGGCGGGCAGCAGCGCCAGCGGGAAGGCCGAGTTGGCCGAGACCCTGGTGGGGCTGCGCGCGGCCGCCGCCGGGACCGTCGCGGTCGACGGCACGGCGCACCCCACCGGGGACGTCCCCACCGCTCTGGCCGCGGGTATCGGATGCGTGCCCCGTGACCGCCACCACCAGGGCCTGGTGCCGGAACTGACGGTGGGCGAGAACGCCACGCTGACCATCGGCGACCGGCTCGGCCCGGCCGGGTTCGTCCGCCCCGACCGGCGGCGCGCCTTCGGCCGCCGCATGATCACCGACCTGGACATCCGGACCCAGGGGACCGACCAGTCCGTCAGCGCGCTGTCGGGCGGCAACCAGCAGAAGGTCGTCATGGCCCGGGCCCTGGCCACCCGTCCGCGCGTCCTGGTGCTCCTCAACCCGACCGCGGGAGTCGACGTGAAGTCCAAGGAGGCCCTCCTCGGCGTCATCGACTCCGTCAGGGAGGAGGGCACCGCCGTGCTCGTGGTCTCCGACGAGCTGGACGACCTGCGCCGCTGCGACCGGGTCGTCGTCCTGTTCCACGGCGAGGCCGTCGCCGAACACCCGGCCGGGTGGCGCGACGCCGACCTGGTCGCCTCGATCGAAGGAGTACACGCGTGA